CGTGACGTCCCTGTTCAGTTAGCTCACGGTTGGGGTGGTGTTCAAGCCCTTGGAGCTTTTGCAGGTGGTTGTGGTCCTATGATGGGGCGCTCTAACTGTCCTCCTATGGCAATGGCTTGTCATTACAGCCTTCCTCCAGGTATAGATTTAGTCCTAGTCGGTGTAACAAAGTATCGCTTAGATATAGAAGATGTTATCTTACTTTCAGGAATATATACGGATGGAGTTGAGCAAgtcggcggtggcggcggcgaagCGTATGAATCCTGCTCAGATAACAGTACGTACTGCGTTCATTTCCAAGAACACTTGAGAACCTTTCTACAGATTACAACTGGCGatgtttcaattttgtttgaaataatttagttgAGGAGTTGGACTGTGAAGTCGACGACGACTACTGTGACAATGAAATCCAGTTTACACTCAGTTCGTCTGAGGGGACTGCAAATGAAACCAGCAACACAGACGACGACAAGTTGCTGAAACTCATTACATGCCAAAATTTCGATGGATCGTTTAAATTGGAATCGGCGTTGGCTGAGCTTCTCCACACAACATTGGAGGACATCAAACAAGGTTTTTTCCTTCATCAAATTTAGCGCAGAAATTAGCAATTACAATTTCATTACTCCATAGCCGCAGAAAAGAATTCGTACTCTGAACAAGTTTGGGCAACCGCTGTCGCTCTGGCGTTCATGGGGATCGTCTTAGCTGATCTGCAGACCACATGGATGTTGGTAGCCAAGAAAGCTGAAAATTGGATCCGCTCGTCTGGCAAACTGACCGGAGACGAAACCGCATGCACAGGCGCAGCCCAGGAATACGTCAAAGCCAAATTAAGTTTGTCAATCCTTCGTCTTTGACAGCAACATTGAAATCCAGCCATGCAAGTACAGCACAATTAGCAATATGCTAATATCATTACTAAACAGTATTATTCAGTATTTTGTGtgatttgtttattctatCTACAGTGtgataatttcatttctgcTTTTCTATAATCTATTCACgtcaattgattttcactGTTTTGGGTTACAACGAAATACAAACCAAGTTATAAATATGACCGTAAAGTGTTAAAGTGTATCATTATTCCGAGCTTGGACTTAAATAGCTTTGATCCTGGATCGATGATTAAAGAGAAATTCGATTACAAGTCTTTCATCtgattttatttacaggaaTTCATGACCATCCGGTGgatcaacaatttctttgatGGAGGGCAAATAGTGAAGGACAGAAGAACGAAAGTGCAAAAATAACGTCGAATATGAAAATGTCTCGTTAACATACACGAGTAATAGCCTGTTATTATGTATAGGGGACACATAATTATGAAAAGCCTCTGGAGTGGATTGATATGAAATGTTACAGGAAGTCCAAGGtctatgtaaaaataaacacggcTGGAATGTTCACAATGCAATTCCAAACAATTGAtaattaaagaagaaacaaaagtaacaaaacaaaaattcaaacagatTTGACTAGATACCAATGTCAACATCATTTGCCACGATACTCATCAACCAGAGTAACATAGAATGTTGTCGATTTTTGctataattagtttttttttcaagcaaatatttagaaaaaataattatttgacaATGATTGGAACCGGAATATAACAATTTAGACAACCAACCGACTCAACATCTCGGCGTCCTGTTCAGAGAGAAGCGGCAACGGTTCATTTTCATTCGTCGTTTTGGGTAGTGAACGACCGAAACGGATGATTGTCATTTTAGAAGATGAAGAATCTTCATCTAAATTAACCGATGAGGGTTCGTTTGGCTCCGACTGCTGGCTGCTGTCAGCGGATGGAGTAGCCGGTGGAGCGACGAATGTCGGAGGCGGCCGGACGCGGACTTCGTACGGCGACGAGTAGACGTCGTTGCCGAGAGCAGCGGACGATTTCGGCGGAGTCTTGACGGGTTTCCCATTGGTCAATTTCGTCGGCAATTTGAATTCGCCGCGCATAATCTTCTCCCAcactgaaataataatatccaaaaatgaaaaaggttaGAGAAATGAATTGGCGCCAGCCACAAAggacaaataataattgtgGAATCGTACCGATGGTTTTGGCGTCGCGTTGGTAAGGATCCATCAAGTCGAGCGAGTGTTCGCTTTCGCTGACCAGATTCGACATGCCGTACAGCGTCAAAACCTTGGGGCAATCtgcgggaaaataaaagaaacgaaaaagttaGTACCGGTACAATGACTACAATCAGTTGATTGTGCGATGCTATCGATTCTATTCGTGTGCTGTGTAATCATTATCAGATCCATCCCGAAAAAAAGTGCAACTTAAaaaccatttctctctctctctctctactacaCCAGCATCTAATCGCTCCGCAGCGCTGGGAAACTTTTACGTTGGGATATGCAAATCACTCACGAGAGCCGACCTCATGCCAGAGTTTGTTTGACGTCATCAGTTTTTCGTTGCAGGAATTTCCTGCACACAAGTCAATGCGCACACACGCACCGTGACTTTATAGCCTCACTCCGTGCATAGAGATTCGTGACTCGCTGACCCGCTGATTAACGACTCGACCGCCCTCGGAGGAATGTACACTTGTGTTGCGTGCAAATAACTGGACATCAGTAATGCCCtcctttctttattctccTCTCCTCATTTGAAAGATTTTCAGTTTCACGACCGTGTCAGCGCCTCGATTCGTGACGTCAGCAGAATTCCACACGCCGGCCAGAAGAGTCTTCCTGAATTCCcagctatagagagagaggctttctatcttttatttttcttttacatccTGGTCCAAGTcgaacagaaagaaaaataaaaatgtttcaaacgaCCTTCCCTGCGGCAGATTTAGACGAGTGTGAACTGATTTTATTCCTATGGCCTCCATACCTCCaatcccgaaaaaagaaaaagaaaaccaccgGGATACTGTTGTTTTGAGAAAATAACCGAAACAACAATTTCGGTAGGTTGAAATAGGGGGAGAAATAATATAGGATATCCatcacgaaataaataaatacagcgCCGTGTGTGCCAGGGCCACATCAGTGATTATACGTACAGCACACAATGCACACAGCAGACACTTGTGGAAAAGATTTGTGAAACTCACGAGAATCacgattcttttattttctctttctctatctgTTGATGGGTCTCGTGTGTTGCGGTCTTTTGTCGTGATTACGCGTGAAGCGGTACattctttttcccctccgAGCCGGATTCAGCTCTTCAATTCTTTCGTTTGCGGGTGAAAACGCACAAAAGGAGGAAATCTCTTTTAAGTGAAGGGAGAAGAGGGGGACAGACATAGTTAACCGTTGCACAGCTGCTAGTTGACTTTTTGAAGGATACATTCACTGTACGTATTATAATGACGTGTCTAGCGAAACTATAGGGACTAGGACGAGACTATTTGTTGCGTGTGAAATTGTAGATCCGGAACACGAAGCCCGGACGTGATAATtgatttcgtgaatttttaaaaactgcctTTTACATTGGTGTGGGGGTAAAGTTCAAGAGTGAGAAATGAAGTCAAATAATTACCGGGGATGTCAGAAGTCTTGCAGTATTGTTCCACTAGATGAACGAAAACGTAGAATAACCGGCCCATCTGTTaagataaaatttgaatttagatttgaaataatttcgcGCTTCCTTGTGTGGATTTTGTGACAAGAGACTTGAATGCACGAAATAGAATTGGCATcgatttttaccttttcttcgTGTTTGAGCAGCTCCCAAATTGGAATGGCGGCCGCGTCGGTTGGTTGCGGCTGATTCACTAAAATGAACGAGGCGACAATCAACAAGATGAAAGGGCAGCGGCAACTCCAGCGGGACATTTTTGTCTTGTCGACGTTTGAAAAAGCGAACGAAATAGTCACACGTGAAAAATCGAACGGGAGAAAATCAAGGGACTGACGGTGAAGTGTTGTTTGAGTGAACGCTGGTCGAGCAACTGATTGTGGCCGCACGTTACGCGGTCCCTCTTATGgggcaggaggaggaggttgggATGTTCTCTGGCGGGCGGGACTGGAGGAGGAGGTCCcgaagaggagaagaaagaaaaagaagaagaagaggaggaatgCACCAAACTCCGCCGGCAAGGACGTTCTCCATCCACCgtcgaatttcttcttcttcttcttcttccttgaattttctttctcttttctttcttctctctccctaCACCTTTTCCTTCGTTCGTTCCTTCGTTTGTtcgtctctttctttctttttttcgtgattggAATGTCTTGGTCGGCCTCTTTCCGACATTCTTTCGGAGGTCACCAAGGTCGTTCGTCCTTCTCTTCCCCGTTTTCCCAATTCCTTCACGACGACCGAACGGCGATGGAAATTCCGCACAGAAACTGATCGAACGtgaatttcgttttgaaaagattCGGGCACCAAATTTAATTCACGGCGGAGTATAAAGGCGTCGCTTTGATTCTGCAACCAACGACATTGGCCTGGTTAAAACATCTTCCTGCCAAGGTTCATTCGCGCACATTTATTACGTTGTtgttaatgttgttgttgttgtttggtattGGAATTGCGGGAAATGAGCGGTGCGATGCGGTTGTTGCCGGGCGCATTGCAACAGAATTCACGGACGTCCAATGAAATTCGGGTCATCGAGTACGAAAGTTGAACGAGTCGACGACTAATTTATTAGTCGACCAATTCAGTCGATGCTCTGGACAACATTGGAACAATCGGGCGCtttattggtttttcttttggttcttttttctcccgattGGAATGCAAACGTCCAACAatcaaacgaacgaacgaggCGAATCCACGTCAATAGAAAAACCCACAAGGAAAAGCCGAacattcaaataagaaaaagaaaaggaaaagaaaaagggacgttggcttctgctgctgctgccacagTCGAAGAAAACGATTGAGTAACATTCCCATATATGGTCATGTCTCTCTTGATGTTTTCCCATTGCGCTGGCCGTTTCTTCGTGCCAGCCACTCAGCGCAGGCCTCGGCAACATCCTTCACCTTTTCCCTCATCATCACGCAATCACacgtgaatttatttttattctctttctgctgctggtagtcggaaaatattttcccatttcttcatgaaaatttgaattttgtgccaattgaatttcccggtcgatttttggaatttggagggaaattcaaaattgtaaaaataaaatcggaaCGGGTTGCAATGAAATTGTGGGGTTACTCGAGGTTAATCGTCGAATTGAGGTggccgtttcttcttttccacaTTATTCGAATGATaagaaatagagaagaagaaaaagaagaaaaagaaatgggagggaagaagaagaagaagaggccgaggggggaaaaaagaaacgaatgcGTCGGCCGTCGCCGCTGCTGTCCGCCACCGACTCTCTCCGCTCATTGCACGCGGGACTTGCGAGTCCCGACGGGACGGCGCCGACTGGATGGCGCcagatcaaaagaaaaaataagaagaaaaaggtaaaaactgGCATCAGGCGGTtgttgggagagagaaaagaaaaaaaggccaggAGGAACTGCTGGGCagagaggcagcagcagccgacggACCGACGGTTGTTGGGGCGTTCGATCGTTCGGGTCGACTCCATCAAACATCATTTATGCGCCCATCAtcttcccacacacacacacacgagaggGTCTACACATACGTAGGGGCCGCCACACTATGACGGCGttgctcttttcttctcttctctcgtcCCAGTGCGCGCGtacagaaataaataaacggcCCAAAAAGACTCGcggggtttaaaaaaaaaacgaaaaagcaTTTGGGTTGCGGGACTGCTCCCGGCGGACCAGGCTCAACGTCGCCACAActacaaacaacaacaacaacaacaacaacggaaaagaaaagaacaaaacaaaacaattgccgactaaaaaagaggaaaacactTAGCCGTTGCAACACAATAGGAAATTCCCAAATACTGCTACTGACGCAATATACATGTTTCGGAGACAATCGAAGAATTTATAGTCAGTTTGTCATACAGACAGactatgattattattattcaaataatagcAGTAAAGTGAGTTGggggcttttttttgttgttttttcgacGGTCACTTGGGTATTCTGTTATTCTCTTCAAAATTCGATCATTCCTCGATGATAAGCGGAAAAAACGGGAACAGGACAGTGGCCtttattttcgttcgttttttctttccttattcctATCACGATAACGTAAACGAGTTCCAGAAAATGACGACAAAAACAACCGGTGCTGTTACTGctactatatacacacacgctgCTGGGACTGATGTTACAGTTATTTTGTAACTGGTCCGGTCTGGTTCGGTCTCTGATCGGTGGAACCAAAATAGCGCGATTAGAATATGGCCTATACGCCTAACTTGGGAGTTTATCAATGTCCAGCACATCTGTTTAATCATATGTAACAATCAATTGAGCAAATTGGGTGGAATGAGATGCAATAACGACAGCAGagcgggataaaaaaaaaaccaaatgcgCGTTCGATCGACCCGGCACGGCAAAGTCGATGAAAACGGGGCCGTCCACTTTCAATTACTATCGTCAAacggaattattattatgtttttttaattctccgAGTGAACCAGGGTGGAATATGTAACGGTCTCGTTACGCTCGTTTCGTGATATTACACGGTCAACAGAATAACTTGCGTTGATGTTTGAAAATTCTCCCGCGACCGAGTAAACGATTGGCACAGAATTCACAGTATTATAGCCTACATTAACGCAAACATTGTTAGCAGCATTAACACAATTAACTGGCCATCTTTAAGACAAAAGCATgcgaaaatttttgttatagTCTCAAGATTAGAGATAACGGTTCTATTTCAATTGCGAATGGGATTTCCATTGACCCAAACAGTGTTGCGTGAATGTCGTCATATCTGGGACAAGAGCAACAAACGGCCGTGGGTTAGACAATCCATAAATCGCTGAATATTCTGATGCGcttcttttatcatttctaGTCGGGATATGATTGTGCGCAGCAAACGATCAAACAGATGCGGATAATAGAGGACAGATTTGCATTATTTAGGCATAGGATGGGCGCGGTCAAGGAATTCCAGTCCcgccaacaccaccaccagccacCAACAATTTGAACggcatttaaaaacaaacagacgaaAATTGTAcggagcagaagaagaaaatcccaCGCATCACATCGTCGTTCCTCTTTTGAGCGATTGGATCGGCTCGAAAACTTTCCCATCGTTTCCATTTTGCCTTACACAAGTTTGTCTCGACCGCCGGTTGTTGATGGCCGCCGTGCTccatgttgctgttgttgttgttgctggtgagaGATGCGCGTGGCTCGTGCCGTATCTGCCCGTTCTATCTCCCCCGCTGGCCTTGGTATGCGGAATTTcggcccttttttctcttttctttttctttttttcgttcgtttcttgtttttcgggaattttggtttttcgaaAGGTACAACCACACAGACACATCAGTACGATCTTCGACGCCATAATAACAATAATGCACTGCACTACGCACTGTAGGTAATATCTCCAAGAGACGTCACTAAGCAAAAATTCCGCACCATCCACACTCGACGTGTTTCTCTTTgcgccaaaacaaaaaaacaaaaaattcacgaCCCCGCGGCTAAATTCGTCGACTCGAAcgcaagttgaaaaaaaatacaaaaaaaaaatttgcatacgGCGACATTTTCGGATCGTtaacctcctcctccacgATCAATCTGTCCTTTCCTAGCGACGTGAAATTATCCACAAATAAgggaatatttttctgttttcctttttatattttcttccttcaaaaaaatttccttccatttccaggaatcgtaaaaaaaaagagccaaaaagaaaaatcgccGTGTTAAAACGTTGCCGCATATGGCCGCCAACATCAATTCGCCTTTTTCGTCTACGCAATTCAGAGGTCAATATGTAGAAACGGGAAGTACTGGTCAAACATTTTCTGGCTGACCGCCGACCCAAGttataataagagaaaaacccGCTACATTTGAAATATAGTAGCTGTGGGAAATATAATCGCCGTATAACCTTTCAATAGGGGACAAACtcgaaaatacaaaaatgaacaAGGGACGAATAGAAAAATCTGTCGAATGAAATGGAATCCAACCGAATAAAATACGCGGGgggtcctttttttattggaaaatatttcTCTACCAATGTGATGCAGTTTGTCTCGGACCTTGCAATCAAACCTGgcggttattattattatagccGCTCGGTGTTCATTAACATATACATATCATTCCACCTggaagttttaaaaagatgcTTATAATTGACGCTATTTATTGATAACCCAAAAGAATGGAAGGATGGACACGGAGGATCGTTCATCACGCACCTTGCGCTCGGTACATCTACTGCACAGATATAGCTGCCAggcatataaataaatgacaGATGATAATtcatcccgaaaaaaaaaggaaaaatacagAGACGAACGACGActagacaagaaagaaatgtcgTCCTTGAATCGATATGTTGTTTCTTACCTGTTAAACATCTCTCAGCGTCTTGTCTAACTACTCGGATCACATGTCGGGCCAGATTTGCATCAAATTGTTGTTCGCCGGCGCGGCCAACAATTTTCATGTCCAACAGCTGATGTTA
The window above is part of the Daphnia pulex isolate KAP4 chromosome 3, ASM2113471v1 genome. Proteins encoded here:
- the LOC124190901 gene encoding uncharacterized protein LOC124190901, with product MSRWSCRCPFILLIVASFILVNQPQPTDAAAIPIWELLKHEEKMGRLFYVFVHLVEQYCKTSDIPDCPKVLTLYGMSNLVSESEHSLDLMDPYQRDAKTIVWEKIMRGEFKLPTKLTNGKPVKTPPKSSAALGNDVYSSPYEVRVRPPPTFVAPPATPSADSSQQSEPNEPSSVNLDEDSSSSKMTIIRFGRSLPKTTNENEPLPLLSEQDAEMLSRLVV